One window of the Falco biarmicus isolate bFalBia1 chromosome Z, bFalBia1.pri, whole genome shotgun sequence genome contains the following:
- the LOC130142312 gene encoding acrosin-like, protein MSLAAMDFLRLLVVLLAVCCPVHGTWDSCGGSCGLRPMALHYGMSRVVGGTDALPGAWPWIVSIQALVEGGTAHICGGSLISPQWVLTAAHCFIEVRDITVLRVVLGATQLTQLGPEAQVRAVRRLLVHQHYWNVTQRNDIALLELDQPVQCNSYVQLACVPDASLRVSELTACYVSGWGARKARAGGSAYVLQEAQVHLIDARVCNSSGWYRGAIHTHNMCAGYPQGGIDTCQGDSGGPLVCQDKSADYFWLVGVTSWGTGCARARKPGVYTSTQHFYDWILAQMGLRPAVTTTARPQPVFTYTPVQRP, encoded by the exons AGGGAGCTGCGGGCTTCGTCCCATGGCTTTGCACTACGGCATGTCGCGCGTcgtgggtggcacagatgccctgccgggggcctggccctggatcgTCAGCATCCAGGCTCTCGTGGAAGGAGGCACGGCGCACATCTGTGGGGGCTCCCTCATCAGCCCACAGTgggtcctcacagcagcccactgcttcatcgAGGTCAG ggACATCACCGTCTTGCGCGTGGTGCTCGGTGCCACCCAGCTGACTCAGCTGGGCCCTGAGGCTCAGGTGCGCGCCGTCAGGCGGCTGCTGGTTCACCAGCACTACTGGAACGTCACGCAGAGGAacgacattgccttgctggagctggaccagcctgtccagtgcaacagctacgtacagcttgcctgtgtgcccgacgcctcgctgagagtctcagagctgacagcctgctacgtcagtggctggggtgccaggaaagcaagag ctggaggatCGGCATacgtgctgcaggaggcccaggtccaCCTCATTGATGCCagggtctgtaacagcagcggcTGGTACAGGGGGGCCATCCACACCCACAACATGTGTGCTGGCTATCCGCAGGGCGGCATCgacacctgccag ggggacagcggtgggcctCTCGTGTGCCAAGACAAGAGCGCCgactacttctggcttgttggcGTGACCagctgggggacgggctgtgcgaGAGCAAGGAAGCCCGGAGTCTacacctccacccagcacttctacGACTGGATCCTGGCGCAGATGGGCCTGCGCCCAGCAGTAACCACTACTGCAAGGCCACAGCCAGTCTTCACCTACACCCCCGTTcagaggccaag